The Xenorhabdus doucetiae genome has a window encoding:
- a CDS encoding MFS transporter, producing MSNQENSLNLRWSSLNGLLIVSARFVSDFGAFLNMVALSTYVYLLSNSVMHVSLFLACRVAGGIIASLIGTPFFRRFAGRWPLVFFDLVRVILLSLLLLIPTSQQLLILPIIAFGIGLGNSMFAIGLNSQLPYWVHASQRISTNSWLTSVAATGAVFGSLVSGLLVASSGYETVFTVNIMTYLLAAILIMPLRFLSLPEQKTSRELGNEWRELRHGLRGAPMLAGMLFLSLADTLGSAAHNVGFPIISKLLTPDNASTTMGLLLATWAIGKFSGARLASYLLRSRNLLKMEKLFFVGVALMSTGFILTFQQSSVFWLLLFAVWAGIGDGIAEVSLISRAQSEPESLRLPIFSLLTLLQMTGFGIGMLLVAPFYVWLPPSIVILIFHGLPLTVLVLVLLWVRRLTTNNM from the coding sequence ATGTCAAATCAGGAAAATAGTTTGAATTTGCGTTGGTCCAGCCTTAATGGCTTACTGATCGTCAGTGCCCGATTCGTCTCTGATTTTGGCGCGTTCCTGAATATGGTGGCACTCTCCACCTACGTTTATCTGCTCAGTAACAGCGTCATGCACGTCAGTCTATTTCTCGCCTGCCGTGTTGCCGGTGGTATCATCGCCAGCTTGATCGGAACGCCGTTTTTCAGACGATTTGCGGGAAGATGGCCGCTGGTCTTTTTTGATCTGGTGCGGGTTATTTTGCTGTCCCTACTATTGCTGATCCCCACATCGCAGCAACTGCTGATCTTACCGATAATCGCCTTCGGTATTGGTTTAGGCAATTCAATGTTTGCTATCGGGCTAAACAGCCAATTACCCTATTGGGTACACGCCTCACAACGCATATCAACCAACTCCTGGCTCACCTCCGTTGCGGCCACGGGGGCAGTATTCGGCAGTCTGGTATCGGGATTGCTGGTCGCAAGCAGCGGTTATGAAACAGTATTTACCGTCAATATCATGACTTACCTGCTGGCAGCGATCCTGATTATGCCCCTGCGTTTCCTCTCTTTGCCTGAGCAAAAAACATCAAGAGAACTTGGTAACGAATGGCGTGAATTGCGCCACGGCCTGCGCGGTGCCCCCATGCTGGCGGGCATGTTATTTCTCAGCCTGGCCGACACACTGGGCAGTGCCGCCCATAACGTCGGTTTTCCCATCATTTCGAAACTCCTTACTCCTGATAATGCCAGTACTACCATGGGATTACTGCTGGCGACATGGGCAATAGGGAAATTCAGCGGTGCACGATTGGCGAGCTACTTGCTACGCAGCCGCAATCTGTTAAAGATGGAAAAACTGTTCTTTGTCGGCGTCGCTCTGATGTCAACCGGATTTATCCTCACATTCCAACAAAGCAGCGTATTCTGGTTACTGCTGTTTGCCGTCTGGGCAGGAATCGGGGATGGGATCGCAGAAGTCAGCCTGATATCGCGGGCACAAAGCGAACCGGAAAGTTTACGTCTGCCGATTTTCAGTTTGCTGACGCTATTGCAAATGACAGGCTTTGGGATAGGAATGCTGCTGGTCGCTCCCTTTTACGTCTGGCTGCCGCCTTCCATCGTAATCCTGATATTCCACGGCTTGCCGTTAACGGTATTAGTGCTGGTTTTATTGTGGGTACGGCGTTTAACCACAAACAATATGTAA
- a CDS encoding 2OG-Fe dioxygenase family protein gives MNVSLNIHLFFYFKYIHCIATRFYYFSASRGDNKQLSFYDLQLEVYRVELLIIMLHTAMEHFLETLTINDKQLYHRASNVRQISPTNAAFRDLLLVTFRQLPQ, from the coding sequence ATGAATGTTTCATTAAACATTCATCTATTTTTCTATTTCAAATATATTCATTGTATTGCAACACGCTTTTATTATTTCTCCGCATCGCGGGGAGATAATAAGCAACTTTCATTTTACGATCTGCAACTTGAAGTTTATCGGGTAGAACTCCTAATTATAATGTTACATACCGCAATGGAACACTTTCTTGAAACACTCACAATAAATGATAAACAACTTTATCATCGAGCAAGCAATGTTCGGCAAATATCTCCTACAAACGCGGCATTTCGGGATCTATTGCTGGTCACTTTCCGGCAACTTCCGCAATAA